One Caldalkalibacillus thermarum genomic window carries:
- a CDS encoding phosphatase PAP2 family protein gives MSKKTGFRLFYIFLVSVYVNALIKIYTGHPRPVGVEGIHSIFVSSAEVGSHYPYDSFPSGHAQGSTTLWGYLAYVLNKPWFWVVSVILIFCISFSRLYAGLHWPIDVAAGILIGIIVLVAGFRAAQTVSQLPVCLQWLLAAGFPLLLLVVFREPEGVKYAGFLLGAGAAYLVEQRYVQMNLRTAVWKKAIAFLIGMAGIITLQTGLKIIFPTYLLADFLRYTIMGIWGIGLAPWIFVKLGLYPSDLDMGTPLAQKSVGAP, from the coding sequence ATGTCTAAAAAAACCGGTTTTCGCCTCTTTTATATCTTTCTGGTCTCCGTTTATGTCAATGCCTTGATTAAAATTTATACCGGTCATCCACGCCCAGTGGGAGTAGAGGGGATTCACTCTATTTTTGTTTCATCGGCAGAGGTTGGCAGTCACTATCCCTATGATTCTTTTCCCAGTGGCCATGCCCAAGGCTCCACGACATTGTGGGGGTATCTGGCTTATGTGCTCAACAAGCCTTGGTTTTGGGTTGTTTCGGTTATCCTGATTTTTTGTATTTCTTTTTCCCGTTTGTATGCTGGATTACACTGGCCTATTGACGTGGCAGCTGGCATCTTGATTGGCATCATTGTCCTGGTTGCCGGGTTTAGGGCGGCACAAACGGTCAGCCAGCTTCCAGTCTGCTTGCAGTGGCTGTTGGCTGCCGGGTTTCCTCTCCTTCTTTTGGTTGTGTTTCGGGAACCTGAAGGGGTGAAGTATGCGGGTTTTTTGTTGGGAGCCGGCGCAGCCTATTTGGTGGAGCAACGCTATGTTCAAATGAACTTGCGTACAGCGGTGTGGAAAAAAGCAATAGCCTTTTTGATTGGTATGGCCGGGATCATCACCTTGCAAACCGGTCTGAAAATCATCTTTCCTACTTATCTGTTAGCTGATTTTCTCCGCTACACCATCATGGGCATCTGGGGGATTGGTCTGGCACCCTGGATCTTTGTCAAACTGGGACTGTATCCCTCGGACCTGGACATGGGCACTCCTCTCGCACAGAAATCAGTGGGTGCCCCTTAG